A DNA window from Aphelocoma coerulescens isolate FSJ_1873_10779 chromosome Z unlocalized genomic scaffold, UR_Acoe_1.0 ChrZ_unloc_scaf_1, whole genome shotgun sequence contains the following coding sequences:
- the SRP19 gene encoding signal recognition particle 19 kDa protein, with amino-acid sequence MAAAAGAASPADKERFICIYPAYLNNKKTIAEGRRIPIDKAVENPTSTEIQDVCAAVGFNVLLEKNKMYPREWNRDVQYRGRVRIQLKQDDGNPCLPQFPTRKSVMLYAAETIPKLKTRTQKMGSSDQSLQQGEGGKKGKGKKKK; translated from the exons ATGGCTGCCGCCGCCGGCGCCGCGTCTCCGGCAGACAAGGAGAG ATTCATCTGCATTTATCCAGCTTATTTGAATAACAAGAAGACAAtagcagaaggaagaaggatACCTATAGATAAG GCTGTTGAAAATCCCACATCTACAGAAATCCAAGATGTGTGTGCAGCAGTAGGATTCAATGTGTTATTagag AAAAACAAGATGTATCCCAGAGAGTGGAACAGAGACGTGCAGTACAGAGGTAGGGTACGAATCCAGCTCAAGCAAGATGATGGCAACCCGTGTTTACCTCAGTTTCCAACAC GTAAATCAGTGATGCTGTATGCTGCAGAAACCAttccaaaactgaaaacaagaaCTCAAAAGATGGGAAGTAGTGATCAAAGCcttcagcagggagagggaggcaaGAAaggtaaaggaaagaaaaagaaataa